The Rhipicephalus microplus isolate Deutch F79 chromosome 4, USDA_Rmic, whole genome shotgun sequence sequence ATGCCGTTATTTGTGGTCAACACAACGTCAAACTCCAGCCTGTAAGACATGACCCACAGCTCCTTTACTGACAGCCACACTTCTTCAATGTAACTGCggaatctttcgtttttccaatacTCAGAGTCAACGAGGACTTCAACCGCCTTGTCAAAGTCATTCTGATTTGAAGCACTGGCTACGTGTTTCATGAGTCTCAGGGCCTCATCTGGATCAGATATGTTGTTTTCCTTTCTGCGCAGCCACCTCTGCCATGCCTGTAGTCTATGAAAGTCACTGATGGAGATTTGACTCTCTGGAAACACTTGCTTGATGGCACTTATTTCTGCCTTGCTATAATCCACCATCCAGTATTGTGGGGACCAGTTGTCACACCACTGCTTGAAAACGTCTAAAGCCTTAGCGATACAGTGGGCCGTCTTGAACTGTATGATAAACACACCAGCTGGTGTGCATCCCGACGGTGTTTTCACGACAAGCAAGAAAAGTGGTAGGGCATAGTCACTCGTCTTGTACGTTGCGTCCAGGCAAAATACTGAGCCTCCGTACTTTTTAAGCATGCTCCTCATGAATTTTGTTTGGAAGCAAAACAGCAACGTGTCTTCACACTCGCTGGCAACGCCCTCTTCCACGTTGTCCGAGTCGCTGCTACCCACGAAGCTGCGTGCTGCATACGGCCGATAGACAACGGAGGATTCGGGTTGCTCACCCCTGAACTTTTCAATTAGGATTCTAGCATTCttttgatcaactgtgctgaAGCGGTCTTTCTTTAGCACAGCTTGGATCTGGTTGCTGATGTCACGATGTGTTGGAAAAAAGGCCCTGCAGCTGCTATCAGGCTTCTCCTTGTTCGCAAAAAGTACGTCGTGCACATAATAGTGAAGGCACTTTTTCACATCTGATACAGAAGTAATGCCTTCTCTTGCCAACATCTGAATTCGCTCAGCAACGCTCTTGTCCATGTTTTGGCTGAAAGCTTCCATGTCCTCGAAACCATGGTTTTGATGGGAACTGCAGTCGGCAATCCTAACATATACCCGCGCCTCTTTGGCCACAGTCTGCTGCTCTGCGTCAAGTGCCTCCTGCAGCTCCTTGGCCTTGTCGGCTTTCAGACGACCCTCTCTTGTCTGGCCGTATGGCTGGGGCACATCCACCTAGAAAGCAGGCACTGTTAAGTACACAGATCATATTTTATGGTTTAAAACAGTGCGACAAGATGAGGGCGAAGTCAAGATGAGACATAAGACAGCGCTGAACTAATAGCTAGAAGTATATTTTCACTATTGCCAATATGTATACATGTGGGAAATAGCAAAATAAGAGCGCAAAGCACAAAACACATACAGTCTTGGCTTAGATGCCGAGACTGTatgcgttgtgctcattttatctTTCACACTGTGTTTATCTTGCTATTTCCCACGTGTGTACATACTGGCAATGGTGGAAATATAGAGTGCTGTCTTCTGTCTCATCTTGACTTTGCCCTCATCTTGTTGCGCTGCTTGAAACCATAATGATCTTCGACCAACTGTGTTGGGTCGGATTGCACAATCATAAATCACATGATAAAGGTCCTCAGAAATTAATCTGGAATTATTTTTTACTTGTCATTGCACATTACATACCTGGAAATCTGGGTACAACTCAATCCACTTCAAATTCAATGTTGCTGCGCACCCCTTCTTCTTTGTGCCTTGGAGGTTCACCCGCTTCTTCTCGTACACCTCCTTCTGCCAGTGAGTGGTACTTGAACTCTGTAAATGAAGTTAACAATAATTATTTCTCGTGTAAACTTGTAGGAACCTAAAGTAAATCTTCTTTACACTGCCTAAACACAATCTTTGAACTGGAAGACTGCTGGATATGTGCATGAGATTGAAACTTTTGGAAGTGCATCACCATGTACCATACCTGTTCTTTTTATCTGCTGAGTTTTCTTGTAGTACTCCGTTCCAAATATGCACACTTTGACGGCTTCCTTGACAACTCGGAACGGCACATTGTCCAGAGAGATTCGAGATCCGCAGTGGATCATGGAGAAGACGACATTggctgaaaataaacaataaagatgatttaatgaaggcacctagttttatgcattgcagagggcaatatcaaatcttgttttagtttttgtgtaatggCAGCAAAAAAACTTTAAGATGCGCTGCCTCTGGCAAGAAATTCTGGCTTTTGTCAaccagaataataaatataattatcattattattactaATTACCCAGACTTTTTATGCGGTTTTTAAGTTACAACTTTTAAGCAGCACCAACACGTTCCAGTTTGGTTGGGCCTTGGGTATTTAATATAATTGGGCAAAAAATCTCGACCCTGACCCTTCAGCTTCTCATATACAGCGTTCAACATCAGGCCCGCCTTGCTCTAGACGTCTAATTCACACTTCCTGGAGGACCACGGATGGCACGCACGGCCGTGTCACAATTAGCTTGCTAGCGCGGTGCTAATCATGACTAAAACCGAAAAAATACAGTTCAGTTACAACTGAATAATTTGGGGCGCTAAGCAACGGGGACCAAAGAAACACGCAGACACAGACAAGGCGCCAATTACAGCTCCATTAACGTTTATAGAATCTCTGAAGATCGGGTCATGTCCCGGTAATTCGAACAATACTTCACTCACACCGAAATGAATCGGTCCCGGGGGAACTGTGAACCGGTAACGAAAACAATGATACCTAACCCTAACTTCAAAAAGGCGAAAACCAATAACCGCAACTGAGAAGAAGCTTGTCCTGCCGTGTCCCTAGCTGGTTTAAACTACTACTGCGTGTTTCAATGCTGGATCTACACGCAGATCAATACATTAAGAAGCAATCGAGACATCCTCACATTTAGACGACTTGCTCAGGTCTCTTGATGTCCGCACTGCCTACCTCTAGTGGACGGCAGCCAGGGACCTCTCAAAAAGCTTTAGCTCTTTGTCTGACTTCAGGTAGCCATGAGAGTAGCCGTTGTCATGACGAAGGATTACGTCATGGATTACGTCAGGTACTTTTCGATCACCTTCTGTCGGTCAGGAGGCTCGCTCATCGTTGCGTTCCGATTTTCCGGCCACTTAACAAGACAGTGCACGCTTCTCGCTCACGTGGAGTGCACGCCACCACAGCGACCGCGTCAACCGCGTACCGCGCCAtcaaacggagagagagagagacagagaaaaaaaaagaatatggtggctacgtcatcgcggcgaggccccgccctgcacggatttgttgtgagaacagtcgcacccaaacggatggatggatggatggatggatggatatggctgtaccctttagatcgggcggcggccagcgccaccaagccgtaatactcaatCAACCCAAAAccacatttatttttttccctaaaaagtgagtttgaggattcgtactttgcagtgaagagtttaattttcactcgtgccttgactttggccaccaatcagataacctccttctagttaagtctacccgcttaaagtctattttgccctcccggtctctaaaccccagtgctttgaaaaactctgcgccatcatcctgaattatagggtgaatccctttacagaacattatcaagtgatcggcagtttcttcttcctctccacacacactgcatactgtgtctaccccttcgtatttggcccgatatgtattggttcgcagtacttccgtccttgcctcaaacagtagagaactaccccgagtattatcatagatcctttccgtggcaatttcctgcttaaaagttcgatagatctctagtgcggacttcctaatcatgccctTTTGCCaaatgtcagtctccgtttccttcactttcttcttaaccgatagttctttttggtttgccacctgctgttttctaagtatttaccagtcaacttcctgggttcgcttcctccattttgtatcgaccttcttcatgtacaagtagctgaaaaccttcctagcccaacgctcctccttcatttctctcaatcgcttctcaaattttatcttgctgctagcttccctgccctcaaatgatgtccatcccatatcaccttgtactccctgatttggtgtattcccgtgagctcctaaagcaagcctacctattccacgttgcttaatttctaatcttgcttgaacttctgatcttatgcacaagaccgcattgccgaacgtcagcccaggaaccatgacccctttccatattcctctcacaacatcataccattgtaattccacagtgccctatttttcatcactgctgcattcctgttacctttattcgtcacgtatattttgtgttccctcaggtactcggtcccattgcttatccatacgctcagatatttgtatttatctgttatctctagcgtgacctcctgtatcctaagctcactaccttcgttgtcattgaaagtcatcactgctgatttttccttactgaatctaatatctaacctatctccctcataccgcagatgtccatcaatctctgcaaatcttccttgttgttggccattagcactatatcatctgcgtacattaatgctggtagtgcctgatcaataagttttccttgtttgactaaagagaggttgtagcccagcccacttccctctaattttgcctctaatccttgtaggtacatcatgaataataagggtgacagggggcacccctgcctaagcccccgttttacctctgcaggcttggatacctgtttttcccacattataactaccttgttacctttatagataccctttaaaagattattgactacatgttccacgcctagtgtgtccagtattccccacaattcctcttgaaccaagctatcgtacgctcccttgatatccaagaatgctagccacaggggcctgtgttccttttctgctttttcgatgcactgcgtcagtgagaacagattgtcttccaacctcctgtgtttccgaaacccattctgcagttcccccagcaccccctcatcttctatccatgcctgcagtctttcctttataatctgcatcaccagcctgtagaccactgatgtcactgttataggacagtagttgtgtatgtcagctttgtccccctttcctttatagatcatgctcatcctgctaagtttccatccatcgggaacttcaccatcgattattattttgctcactgcctctctcaaagcctgcttagacttcggacctaatgtctttatcagcctaattggaatgccatctgggcctgttgatgtactactaggaaccctttctcagccctttcccactctcgttgtgaaaatggagccattgcaccacttgattcgtccttttctattgtggtgcataaagtacttctttgttgaaatttttctgtcacccttgttcttatatattcaatagcttcgtccccttctagcctggcaccgtGGGCTGTAGtcataaaactctgctctaggctcgtctcatttcttagggagtttagatagttccaaaatttcgcagctgcctttctatcttttttatgtacttctgccagccactgagctccctttcttctaatcttttcattgatcagaagggatgcagcccttctacagcttagaa is a genomic window containing:
- the LOC119185096 gene encoding LOW QUALITY PROTEIN: uncharacterized protein LOC119185096 (The sequence of the model RefSeq protein was modified relative to this genomic sequence to represent the inferred CDS: substituted 2 bases at 2 genomic stop codons); translated protein: MPVIEHVPYSGGPNELLDEESPVAEIRAALQKLNTNSAPGPDGITDRTLRNLDDQAIENITQYINECWTKGTIPKQGKKLKPPKGYNRGRAYEEIQIHTKYGRTIPIVQQIRVLGLIIESTGTNEGDRKVPDVIHDVILRHDNGYSHGYLKSDKELKLFERSLAAVHXRXAVRTSRDLSKSSKSNVVFSMIHCGSRISLDNVPFRVVKEAVKVCIFGTEYYKKTQQIKRTGMSSSTTHWQKEVYEKKRVNLQGTKKKGCAATLNLKWIELYPDFQVDVPQPYGQTREGRLKADKAKELQEALDAEQQTVAKEARVYVRIADCSSHQNHGFEDMEAFSQNMDKSVAERIQMLAREGITSVSDVKKCLHYYVHDVLFANKEKPDSSCRAFFPTHRDISNQIQAVLKKDRFSTVDQKNARILIEKFRGEQPESSVVYRPYAARSFVGSSDSDNVEEGVASECEDTLLFCFQTKFMRSMLKKYGGSVFCLDATYKTSDYALPLFLLVVKTPSGCTPAGVFIIQFKTAHCIAKALDVFKQWCDNWSPQYWMVDYSKAEISAIKQVFPESQISISDFHRLQAWQRWLRRKENNISDPDEALRLMKHVASASNQNDFDKAVEVLVDSEYWKNERFRSYIEEVWLSVKELWVMSYRLEFDVVLTTNNGIEAQNRVLKAQYVKSSSGKRSLTSLIMTVVHGYLPDKEAKFHEAARRQSSAYRQYSENVPPYLHKRPHGFVKHMLRRLVNAEEYTPTDMEELPVEGVFTIHSERSDDDLYTVDFTKPSCTCPDFRKHKYPCKHFCVVFKYSDRCGFSSLPQSYLNRPQISLGSCPESETSSEIPLVNQPSPSEVSSQDLGTAASESDIPFVNETSFCEVPLQPVVAMLPETAAPSVSELHKSITEELEKCSSLLYCCHDVQTLVEAKGLLQATFRKLAESVPQSSGLHIRGSPAKGCSSLKPLPKRRCLLCAVTLPLTGALTARKGSGETVEMDHSQSNFIKTAATAVTG